A genomic segment from Vicia villosa cultivar HV-30 ecotype Madison, WI unplaced genomic scaffold, Vvil1.0 ctg.002598F_1_1, whole genome shotgun sequence encodes:
- the LOC131639336 gene encoding uncharacterized protein LOC131639336 produces the protein MPPKKDDKGKGQQKPRRTRFIVEEVPNSDMFVPMPRSTPRYTTPPMHPTPPMHPTPPMHPTPPMHPTPPMSGSFTGLLSMPPGSGGSGSMPLPMHMETGGSSMPLPIPSEDDTSAPGDTSAPGDTSCHGDTSAEEQTKRKRQTSHLSRCRIVSLCVFILYFKYEFYLINTNSRFLLFRIVPSHQAVSIITNIIKEKYTQFWPSYGAVHEDDKEKWFQAFKEYCIWDVRDEAAIKENFHSKCAARFSDTMRNVRLKWEAKGTRPRWIGEDIFPKLIDHWNSDKFKEISEQAKKNRASEVGGCNYAAGSISVAEVARRMREELGRTPLLNELHMETHLKRNGEFIDERAKITQENFDKELALKLSEHPEIPEPPPGYPVDPSIGFQTWYKVSGGKKKNGRVYCAGGYSKNIKRRSRDFKMRYADGEGSSTPPILTAEMLETVRNLANTEAAQQVAARNLEIEEMKRKQLEMQEEMQRRERELREEMRREFQEELRRQAQEYQEAMRIANERSQRFDQFFASQNMGGGGFGGTSGYGGADEEEEEQDGGNN, from the exons ATGCCACCCAAAAAAGATGATAAAGGTAAGGGTCAACAAAAGCCTCGTCGCACTAGATTCATTGTAGAGGAGGTTCCTAACTCAGATATGTTTGTTCCTATGCCACGCTCTACTCCACGCTATACTACACCGCCTATGCATCCTACACCGCCTATGCATCCTACACCGCCTATGCATCCTACACCGCCTATGCATCCTACACCGCCCATGTCTGGATCTTTCACTGGATTACTATCCATGCCCCCTGGATCAG GTGGATCTGGTAGCATGCCATTACCCATGCATATGGAGACAGGTGGATCTAGCATGCCATTACCCATCCCTTCAGAAGATGATACCAGTGCTCCTGGAGATACCAGTGCTCCTGGAGATACCAGCTGTCATGGAGATACTAGTGCTGAGGAGCAAACGAAGAGGAAgc GGCAGACTAGTCATTTATCCCGATGCAGGATCGTAAgtctttgtgtttttatattatattttaaatatgagttttatttaatcaatactaactcaagatttttgttgtttagaaTTGTTCCCTCACATCAGGCAGTATCGATCATAACAAATATTATTAAAGAGAAGTACACACAATTCTGGCCGTCTTATGGAGCTGTACATGAAGATGATAAGGAAAAATGGTTTCAGGCATTTAAG GAGTATTGTATTTGGGATGTTAGAGATGAGGCCGCGATTAAAGAAAACTTTCACTCAAAATGTGCTGCTCGATTTTCTGATACTATGAGGAATGTTAGACTGAAATGGGAAGCAAAAGGGACACGTCCACGTTGGATAGGAGAAGATATATTCCCAAAGCTTATTGATCATTGGAATTCTGATAAGTTTAAGGAAATATCGGAGCaggcaaagaaaaatagagcatCTGAAGTTGGTGGCTGCAACTACGCAGCAGGAAGTATTAGTGTGGCTGAAGTTGCGCGAAGAATg cgTGAAGAATTAGGCAGAACTCCACTTCTTAATGAGCTTCACATGGAGACTCATCTCAAGAGAAATGGAGAGTTTATTGACGAGCGCGCAAAAATCACACAA gagaatTTTGATAAAGAACTTGCCCTAAAGTTGTCAGAGCATCCTGAAATACCTGAACCACCACCGGGGTATCCTGTTGACCCTAGTATTGGTTTTCAAACTTGGTATAAGGTTTCAGgtggaaagaagaaaaatgggaGAGTGTATTGTGCTGGAGGGTATTCCAAAAATATCAAGCGGCGTAGTAGAGATTTCAAAATGAGATATGCTGATGGAGAAGGATCATCCACTCCACCTATATTAACCGCTGAAATGCTTGAAACTGTGAGAAACTTGGCAAATACTGAGGCAGCACAACAAGTAGCAGCaagaaatttggaaattgaagagatgaagagaaaacaattagagatgcaggaggaaatgcaaagaagagaaagagaattacGGGAAGAAATGAGGAGAGAATTTCAGGAAGAATTGAGGAGGCAGGCACAAGAGTATCAAGAAGCAATGCGAATTGCAAATGAGCGGTCACAAAGGTTTGATCAATTTTTTGCTTCACAGAATATGGGTGGTGGTGGATTTGGAGGAACTAGTGGATATGGAGGAGctgatgaagaagaggaggaacaaGATGGGGGGAATAATTAA
- the LOC131639337 gene encoding uncharacterized protein LOC131639337, translating into MFPGRRGLKPLFMEGVAAFLSFAFAQECCRREGGVRCPCLKCGCRNIISDPSEVKRHLERVGFRPNYWVWTSNGETMQEMNREASSSQTHIEPDINRADPGSSSSQMQCHEQFNFVEEMFTDALGVNVAYDEPQDMDGEELPNEKAQRFYQLLKEINIPLFEGSSDSKLSMCVRLLAAKSNWNVPDQCLEFFAKMMLDATPMKENMPISYYDAKRVVSKLGLEECKFCESPRYLVSSKGVDQRQNRIAVKSMFYLPIIPRLQRMFASMHSASQMAWHHTNRISSGMMRHPSDGEAWKHFDRVHPEFALEPRNVRLGLCSDGFTPYNFSGNAYSCWPVIVTPYNLPPEMCMTKPYMFLTCIIPGPSSPKAGIDVYLQPLIDDLKRLWVGAWTYDVSRKQNFNMRAALMWTINDFPAYGMLSGWGTHGKMGCPHCMNHTKAFTLNFGGKSSWFDCHRRFLPTNHEFRRNKDAFRKGIKVKDLPPPRLSSTQVWNNVCDLPKFTDYGETRRIKGYGVDHNWTKRSIFWDLPYWKDNLLRHNLDVMHIEKNFFDNVLNTVMDNEKTKDNEKARKDMELYCNRKELELKPRPNGKLLKPKACYTLTPQEAKAVCRWLNELRMPDGYSSNLARCADANTGKLHGMKSHDCHIFMERLLPIAFSSLPKNVLNPLTEISQFFKDICASTLRVDDIIKLDRNIPVILCKLEQIFPPGFFDSMEHLPVHLAYEAFLGGPVQYRWMYPFERFMGDSKRSVKNKARVEGSICAHYIHRETSHFCSHYFNHMMLSPRIIRNEVHFSERSQFTLSVFGRPGRPAGKKSEHWLSQKEMQSAHVHVLINCVEVKPYLEAFGTYYYQSTGEQPSTGYRGW; encoded by the exons atgTTTCCTGGACGACGTGGGCTTAAACCACTTTTTATGGAAGGAGTTGCCGCGTTTCTCTCGTTtgcgtttgctcaagaatgttgtcgcAGGGAAGGAGGGGTAAGGTGTCCGTGTTTAAAGTGTGGTTGCAGAAATATTATCAGTGACCCTAGTGAAGTGAAACGTCACTTGGAGAGAGTGGGTTTTAGGCCAAATTACTGGGTTTGGACATCTAATGGGGAAACAATGCAGGAGATGAATAGAGAGGCTTCTAGTAGTCAAACACATATAGAACCAGATATAAATAGAGCTGATCCAGGGAGTAGTTCATCACAAATGCAATGCCATGAGCAATTTAATTTTGTCGAGGAGATGTTCACTGACGCATTAGGGGTGAATGTGGCGTATGATGAACCACAAGacatggatggagaagagctcccgaaTGAGAAAGCTCAAaggttttatcagttgttgaaagaaataaatataccATTGTTTGAGGGGTCTTCTGACTCTAagctatcaatgtgtgtgagacttTTGGCTGCgaagtcaaattggaatgttcctgatcagtgtttagaATTCTTTGCGAAAATGATGTTGGACGCGACTCCTATGAAAGAAAACATGCCTATAAGTTATTATGATGCAAAGAgggtggtgtcgaagttgggattAGAA gaatgtaagttttgcgaGAGTCCGAGGTATTTAGTTAGCAGTAAAGGAGTTGACCAAAGACAAAATCGCATTGCAGTGAAATCTATGTTCTATCTACCAATAATACCTAGGTTGCAAAGAATGTTTgcatcaatgcacagtgcaagccaAATGGCATGGCACCATACAAACAGAATTAGTTCAGGCATgatgcgacatccatctgatggcgaggcatggaaacacTTTGATAGAGTTCATCCTGAATTTGCACTTGAACCTAGGAATGTCCgacttggattatgctcagatggtttcaCTCCTTATAATTTTTCAGGAAatgcatattcttgttggccagtaaTTGTTACCCCGTACAatctccctcctgagatgtgcatgacgaaACCTTACATGTTTTTGACATGCATCATTCCGGGACCGTCGAGTCCAAAGGCAGGAATCGATGTTTATttgcaacctttaattgatgatctcAAGAGGCTGTGGGTGGGAGCGTGGACTTATGATGTGTCtcgtaaacaaaattttaatatgcGAGCGGCTTTGATGTGGACAATTAATGACTTTcctgcatatggcatgttgtctggatgGGGTACACATGGTAAAATGGGATGTCCGCATTGCATGAATCACACAAAAGCGTTTACTttgaactttggtgggaaaagttcgtggtttgactgtcatcgTAGGTTCTTACCTACCAACCATGAATTTAGAAGGAATAAAGATGCTTTTAGAAAAGGAATAAAAGTAAAAGATCTACCTCCCCCTCGATTGTCATCGACTCAAGTATGGAATAATGTTTGTGACCTACCAAAATTCACAGACTATGGTGAAACACGTAGAATTAAAGGATATGGGGTTGACcataattggacaaaaagaagtatcttTTGGGACCTCCCATATTGGAAGGATAATTTGTTGCGTCATAAtcttgatgttatgcatattgagaagaacttTTTTGATAATGTGCTTAACACGGTGATGGATAATGAGAAGACAAAAGACAATGAGAAGGCTAGGAAAGACATGGAACTTTATTGTAATCGAAAAGAATTGGAGTTGAAACCTCGACCAAACGGaaaattattaaaacccaaggcttgttacACTCTTACTCCCCAAGAAGCAAAAGCTGTATGTCGGTGGTTAAATGAATTGAGGATGCCTGATGGTTATTCTTCTAACCTGGCAAGATGTGCTGACGCCAACACTGGTAAattgcatggaatgaaaagtcacgattgtcatATTTTCATGGAACGATTACTTCCAATTGCATTCAGTTCACTGCCCAAGAATGTGCTTAATCCACTTACTGAGATTAGTCAATTTTTTAAAGACATTTGTGCTTCAACTTTAAGAGTAGACGACATCATTAAATTGGACCGAAATATTCCTGTCATTCTTTGCAAGTTGGAGCAAATATTCCCGCCAGGTTTCTTTGATTCTATGGAGCATCTCCCTGTGCATCTTGCTTATGAAGCTTTTCTAGGTGGACCTGTTCAATATAGATGGATGTATCCATTTGAAcgattcatgggtgattcaaagcgatcagttAAAAATAAGGCACGAGTTgagggatcaatttgtgcacattATATACATcgcgaaacatcacatttttgctctCATTATTTCAATCACATGATGTTGTCTCCAAGAATCATAAGGAACGAAGTTCACTTtagtgaaagaagtcaatttacctTATCAGTTTTCGGTCGTCCAGGCCGTCCCGCAGGGAAGAAGAGTGAGCATTGGCTTTCACAAAAAGAAATGCAATCTGCTCATGTTCATGTGCTGAttaactgcgttgaagttaaaccatatcttga GGCATTTGGTACCTACTATTATCAAAGCACAGGCGAACAACCATCGACTGGTTACA gaggGTGGTGA
- the LOC131639340 gene encoding embryo-specific protein ATS3B-like — translation MKSFTLIITFSIIIVSLHATPTIITRLQHHMYQSSGFNLTQQINRTKLERTCTYMISIKTSCKSPAISQDTVIILFGDAVGNELTMLNVDSQDFHKFERCKTLNFEVLGDCIGKICKLYVARAGSDGWIPETITAYYFDYPPIGFNYNYLIPDDELYGFDYCQHQT, via the exons ATGAAATCTTTTACCTTAATCATCACATTTTCCATCATTATTGTCTCCTTACATGCAACACCAACAATTATCACTCGACTTCAACATCATATGTATCAATCTTCTGGGTTTAACCTTACCCAACAA ATTAATAGGACTAAATTGGAGAGAACCTGCACTTACATGATCTCAATAAAGACAAGTTGTAAATCTCCAGCAATCTCACAAGATACCGTCATAATTTTATTTGGAGATGCTGTTGGCAATGAG CTCACAATGTTAAACGTAGATAGTCAAGATTTTCATAAGTTTGAGCGGTGCAAGACGCTTAATTTTGAGGTATTAGGAGATTGTATTGGTAAAATTTGCAAATTGTATGTAGCTAGGGCTGGATCAGATGGTTGGATCCCGGAGACTATCACCGCATATTACTTTGACTACCCTCCTATAGGATTCAACTACAATTATCTCATTCCTGATGATGAACTATATGGCTTTGATTATTGCCAACATCAAACTTAA
- the LOC131639335 gene encoding uncharacterized protein LOC131639335 → MQKNPEYNYHSQCEKVKITNLSFADDLLLFARGDFIYVDLMMKTFHSFSAATGLKMNASNCKIYFGSMDENTKQEIKLLTGFPEGPLPFRYLGVPITTMKMNCHHYTGLVKKIVGRITHWRARILSYAGKIQLLKSITFAVTNYWMQCFPLPKHVIHKIDAICRSFMWTGGKEISRKSPISWDKVCRPKCNGGMNLISLQIWNQATLSKLLWSISCKADSLWVRWVHAYYLKKDKIMDVKIRISCSWILKAILKQRDNVNNMQVWHMMR, encoded by the coding sequence atgcagaaaaatccAGAATACAACTACCACTCCCAATGTGAGAAGGTAAAAATCACAAACCTTAGCTTTGCTGATGATTTACTCTTATTTGCTCGAGGAGACTTCATTTATGTGGATCTCATGATGAAGACTTTCCATAGCTTTTCAGCGGCTACTGGGTTAAAGATGAATGCTAGTAACTGTAAGATTTATTTTGGCAGTATGGATGAGAACACCAAGCAGGAAATAAAACTATTAACAGGTTTTCCTGAAGGGCCACTCCCATTCCGATACTTAGGAGTCCCTATAACAACTATGAAAATGAACTGTCATCATTATACGGGTTTGGTAAAGAAAATAGTTGGGAGGATAACTCATTGGAGAGCTCGAATATTAAGCTATGCAGGCAAAATTCAATTACTGAAGAGCATCACGTTTGCAGTCACCAACTATTGGATGCAATGCTTTCCCCTCCCTAAGCATGTGATCCACAAAATAGATGCGATTTGTCGTAGTTTTATGTGGACAGGTGGCAAGGAAATAAGCAGAAAATCACCAATCTCGTGGGATAAAGTCTGTAGGCCGAAATGCAATGGTGGAATGAATTTAATTTCTCTGCAAATCTGGAATCAGGCTACATTATCTAAGCTGCTCTGGAGCATAAGCTGTAAAGCCGACAGTCTTTGGGTTCGTTGGGTTCATGCCTATTACCTGAAGAAAGACAAAATTATGGATGTGAAGATTAGAATAAGCTGCTCTTGGATCTTAAAAGCAATTCTAAAGCAGAGAGACAATGTAAATAACATGCAGGTTTGGCATATGATGCGGTAG